From the Oleiharenicola lentus genome, one window contains:
- a CDS encoding four helix bundle protein: MNKHELIQRTQAYALRVVKAVQALPRDEISSILGKQLLRSGTSVGANYRAACRAKSTADFVNKLKIVEEECDESIYWMELLVAAGSLSRARLAALLEESDELLSIFVSAIKTTRSSRAA, translated from the coding sequence ATGAACAAACACGAACTCATCCAGCGGACCCAAGCCTACGCCTTGCGCGTAGTGAAGGCGGTGCAAGCACTGCCACGTGACGAAATTTCCTCCATCCTCGGCAAACAATTGCTCCGGTCAGGCACCTCAGTCGGCGCCAACTACCGTGCTGCCTGCCGGGCCAAATCCACCGCCGACTTCGTGAATAAGCTCAAGATCGTCGAGGAGGAATGCGATGAATCCATCTACTGGATGGAGCTGCTTGTCGCCGCCGGCTCACTCTCCCGTGCCCGCCTTGCCGCCCTGCTGGAGGAGAGTGACGAACTCCTCTCCATCTTCGTGTCAGCCATCAAAACCACCCGCAGCTCCCGGGCCGCGTAA
- a CDS encoding succinate dehydrogenase/fumarate reductase iron-sulfur subunit yields MSVTLRVWRQAGSGQPGKFVEYKASNLNPNMSLLEMLDVVNDDLEKRGEDPIAFAHDCREGICGTCSLVIDGKPHGPHRGIASCQTYMRSFADGATITIEPFRAAPFPVIKDLISDRSAFDKIQQAGGFISVRTGAACDANAIPIPKPVADLAMDAAACIGCGACVAACKNASAMLFVSAKVSQLGLLPQGQPERDTRVLNMVGKMDELGFGNCTNQYECSAACPKLISHDFIARMNRDYIGALFRSSLKPASNAAGGGAG; encoded by the coding sequence ATCTCCGTCACCCTCCGCGTCTGGCGCCAGGCCGGCTCAGGCCAGCCCGGCAAGTTCGTCGAATACAAGGCGTCGAACCTGAACCCGAACATGTCGCTGCTCGAGATGCTCGACGTCGTGAACGACGACCTTGAGAAGCGCGGCGAGGATCCCATCGCCTTTGCCCACGACTGCCGCGAGGGCATCTGCGGCACCTGCTCGCTCGTCATCGACGGCAAGCCCCACGGCCCGCACCGCGGCATCGCCAGCTGCCAGACCTACATGCGCAGCTTTGCCGACGGCGCCACCATCACCATCGAGCCCTTCCGCGCCGCCCCCTTCCCGGTCATCAAGGACCTGATCAGCGACCGCAGCGCCTTCGACAAGATCCAGCAGGCCGGCGGCTTCATCAGCGTCCGCACCGGAGCCGCCTGCGATGCCAACGCCATCCCGATTCCGAAGCCCGTCGCCGACCTCGCGATGGACGCGGCCGCCTGCATCGGCTGCGGCGCCTGCGTGGCCGCCTGCAAGAACGCCTCCGCGATGCTCTTCGTCTCTGCCAAGGTCTCCCAGCTCGGCCTGCTCCCGCAGGGCCAGCCCGAGCGCGACACCCGCGTGCTCAACATGGTCGGCAAAATGGACGAGCTCGGTTTCGGCAACTGCACGAACCAATACGAGTGCTCGGCCGCCTGTCCGAAGCTCATCTCGCACGATTTCATCGCGCGCATGAACCGCGACTACATCGGTGCCCTCTTCCGCTCCAGTCTCAAGCCCGCCTCCAACGCCGCCGGCGGCGGCGCGGGCTGA
- a CDS encoding carbamoyltransferase family protein: MASGKPTAILGISAFYHDSAACLVVDGRIVAAAQEERFTRKKHDHRFPEHAVRYCLKEAGLTEADVDYAVFYEKPYQKFDRLLETYLHFAPQGWASFFQAMPLWLKQKLHLPREIRKGLGKGFKAPICYTRHHESHAASAFFPSPFDEAAILTLDGVGEWDTATIGVGRGNRIELLKSMSFPHSLGLLYSAFTYFTGFRVNSGEYKLMGLAPYGRPIYADVIREKLIDLKDDGSFAMDLSYFNYCAGLTMTNDKFAALFGGPARAPESPITQREMDLAASIQQVTEEIVLGMAREAKRLTGMKHLCLAGGVALNCVANGRLLREKIFDYLWIQPAAGDAGGALGAAIFLHYQLLENLRPAQPEDAMQGSLLGPHFANDEIRAVLDTAKAPYHFIADEAQLLDTVAGLLAEGKVVGWFQGRMEFGPRALGARSILGDPRSAAMQATMNLRIKFRESFRPFAPSVLAEDVAEFFENLPHSPYMLQVARVNRKLDVPVSEPDRAKMASDPDLRQRLNIPRSTIPAVTHVDMSARVQTVDGTRNGRYYRLIRVFKQRTGCSVLINTSFNVRGEPIVGSPGDALRCFLNTDMDVLVLENCVLHKTDQPAASVNRTAYLADFKLD; the protein is encoded by the coding sequence ATGGCCAGCGGCAAACCCACAGCCATCCTCGGCATCTCCGCGTTCTATCACGACAGCGCAGCATGCCTCGTTGTGGACGGGCGGATCGTGGCGGCGGCGCAGGAGGAGCGGTTCACCCGCAAAAAACACGACCACCGGTTTCCGGAGCACGCCGTGCGCTACTGCCTGAAGGAGGCGGGGCTGACCGAGGCCGACGTGGACTATGCGGTCTTCTACGAAAAACCCTACCAGAAGTTCGACCGGCTATTGGAAACCTACCTGCACTTCGCGCCGCAGGGCTGGGCCTCTTTTTTTCAGGCGATGCCGCTCTGGCTGAAACAGAAGCTCCATTTGCCGCGCGAGATCCGGAAGGGACTGGGCAAGGGCTTCAAGGCGCCGATTTGCTACACCCGGCACCACGAGTCGCATGCGGCGAGCGCGTTTTTCCCGAGTCCGTTCGACGAGGCGGCCATCCTCACGCTCGACGGAGTGGGCGAGTGGGACACGGCCACGATCGGAGTCGGCCGCGGCAACCGCATTGAGCTGCTGAAGAGCATGAGCTTCCCGCACTCGCTCGGGCTGCTCTACAGCGCGTTCACCTATTTCACCGGCTTCCGCGTCAACAGCGGCGAATACAAGCTCATGGGCCTCGCCCCCTACGGCCGTCCGATCTATGCGGACGTCATCCGAGAAAAACTCATCGACCTGAAGGACGACGGCTCCTTCGCGATGGACCTGTCGTATTTCAACTACTGCGCCGGGCTCACCATGACGAACGACAAGTTCGCTGCGCTCTTCGGCGGGCCGGCGCGCGCACCCGAGTCGCCCATCACCCAGCGAGAGATGGACCTCGCCGCCTCGATCCAGCAGGTGACCGAGGAAATCGTGCTGGGCATGGCCCGCGAGGCGAAGCGCCTGACGGGCATGAAACATCTCTGCCTTGCCGGTGGCGTGGCTTTGAACTGCGTGGCCAACGGCCGGCTGCTGCGGGAGAAAATCTTCGACTATCTCTGGATTCAGCCCGCGGCCGGCGACGCCGGCGGTGCGCTGGGTGCGGCGATTTTCCTGCACTACCAGCTGCTCGAGAACCTGCGCCCGGCCCAGCCGGAGGACGCCATGCAGGGCTCGCTGCTCGGGCCGCATTTTGCCAACGACGAAATTCGCGCCGTCCTCGATACGGCCAAGGCACCGTATCATTTCATCGCCGACGAGGCGCAGTTGCTCGACACCGTCGCCGGGCTGTTGGCCGAGGGGAAGGTCGTCGGCTGGTTCCAGGGCCGCATGGAATTCGGCCCGCGCGCCCTCGGCGCCCGCAGCATCCTCGGCGATCCGCGTAGCGCGGCGATGCAGGCGACGATGAATCTGCGCATCAAGTTCCGCGAATCGTTCCGCCCCTTTGCGCCGAGCGTGCTGGCGGAGGATGTCGCGGAGTTTTTCGAGAATTTGCCTCACTCGCCCTACATGCTCCAGGTCGCGCGCGTCAACCGGAAGCTCGACGTGCCGGTGAGCGAGCCCGACCGGGCGAAGATGGCCTCCGATCCCGATCTCCGCCAGCGCCTCAACATCCCGCGCTCCACCATCCCGGCCGTCACGCATGTGGACATGTCGGCCCGCGTGCAGACCGTGGACGGGACGCGGAACGGCCGCTATTACCGGCTTATCCGCGTCTTCAAGCAGCGCACCGGTTGCAGCGTGCTCATCAACACGAGCTTCAATGTGCGCGGCGAGCCGATCGTCGGTTCGCCCGGTGACGCGCTGCGATGCTTCCTTAACACCGACATGGACGTGCTCGTGCTGGAGAACTGCGTACTGCACAAGACCGATCAGCCGGCGGCCTCCGTTAACCGCACCGCGTATCTCGCGGACTTCAAACTCGACTGA
- a CDS encoding DUF5989 family protein — MSDKPKTKFTDVKPAREKGVLGEFWGLLMSNKKYWMLPIILLLLVFGVLVILSGSSAAPFIYTLF; from the coding sequence ATGAGCGATAAACCCAAAACCAAGTTCACCGACGTGAAACCCGCGCGCGAAAAGGGTGTGCTGGGCGAGTTCTGGGGCCTGCTCATGAGCAACAAGAAATACTGGATGTTGCCGATCATCCTGCTTCTGCTCGTGTTTGGCGTGCTGGTGATCTTGAGCGGCAGCTCGGCCGCGCCGTTCATCTACACGTTGTTCTGA
- a CDS encoding chemotaxis protein, with protein sequence MSTKIAVAIVHGVGITKPDFAEEMIEEIKERFSKKTGLDAGAALVFRPVYWGHILQQPEDELWRRMKQGGDLDFTSLRRFMVSFAADALAYQPAEGERDKYEEIHAVYAREMCWLADNAGADAPLVVIAHSLGTIITSNYFYDLTKFRRLVPETVREEMNTKRTPLERGETLACLYTLGSPIALWSLRYDDFGRPIEVPAAAFKDHHPALVPHAGWENFYDPDDIIGYPLKSLNDAYGQAVKRDVPVNAGGLFTSWNPGSHVAYWTDNDVTVPVAENLVALWKAMDS encoded by the coding sequence ATGAGCACCAAAATCGCCGTTGCCATCGTTCACGGGGTGGGAATCACGAAGCCGGATTTTGCCGAGGAGATGATCGAGGAGATCAAGGAACGGTTCAGCAAGAAGACCGGGCTCGATGCCGGCGCCGCGCTTGTGTTCCGGCCTGTTTACTGGGGGCACATCCTCCAGCAGCCCGAGGACGAACTCTGGCGGCGCATGAAGCAAGGTGGGGACCTGGATTTCACATCGCTGCGTCGCTTCATGGTCAGCTTCGCCGCCGACGCGCTCGCCTACCAACCGGCCGAAGGCGAGAGGGACAAATACGAGGAGATCCACGCCGTCTATGCGCGCGAGATGTGCTGGCTGGCCGACAACGCCGGCGCCGACGCGCCGCTGGTCGTCATCGCGCACAGTCTCGGCACGATCATCACGAGCAACTATTTCTACGACCTCACCAAGTTCCGCCGGCTTGTGCCTGAGACCGTCCGCGAAGAGATGAACACCAAGCGCACGCCGCTCGAGCGCGGCGAAACGCTGGCCTGCCTCTACACGCTCGGCAGCCCCATCGCACTCTGGAGCCTGCGCTATGACGACTTCGGCCGGCCGATCGAGGTGCCGGCGGCGGCGTTCAAGGACCACCACCCGGCGCTGGTGCCGCACGCGGGTTGGGAAAATTTCTACGACCCCGACGACATCATCGGTTATCCGCTGAAGTCGCTCAACGATGCCTACGGCCAGGCGGTGAAACGCGATGTTCCGGTCAACGCCGGCGGCCTGTTCACCAGCTGGAATCCCGGCAGCCACGTCGCCTACTGGACTGACAACGATGTGACCGTGCCGGTCGCGGAAAATCTCGTGGCGCTCTGGAAGGCGATGGATTCCTGA
- a CDS encoding LEA type 2 family protein: MKKLFAPLLLALGVLFVAGCSSNMQIITAGLRAELLRLQRLPGGDVQVTWKVSNPNVVPYVITRANLKISLEGKAVGELTEPRRFAVPAQNLAEQTSVLSAASVTDAALLEQALSRGSASYDLNATIWILMLEDKEEKFRADASGTVVTGAP; encoded by the coding sequence ATGAAGAAGCTGTTCGCCCCCCTGCTCCTCGCCCTCGGCGTGCTATTCGTCGCCGGCTGCTCCAGCAACATGCAGATTATCACCGCCGGCCTGCGCGCGGAATTGCTGCGACTCCAGCGTCTGCCCGGCGGCGACGTGCAGGTCACCTGGAAAGTGAGCAACCCCAATGTGGTGCCCTACGTGATCACCCGGGCGAACCTGAAAATCTCCCTCGAGGGCAAGGCCGTGGGCGAACTCACCGAGCCGCGCCGCTTCGCCGTGCCGGCGCAGAATCTTGCCGAGCAGACGAGCGTGCTGTCCGCCGCCTCCGTCACCGATGCGGCTCTGCTGGAGCAGGCCCTCTCGCGCGGCAGTGCCAGCTACGACCTGAACGCCACCATTTGGATCCTCATGTTGGAGGACAAGGAAGAGAAGTTCCGGGCCGATGCCTCCGGCACCGTCGTCACCGGCGCACCCTAA
- a CDS encoding DUF4203 domain-containing protein, with the protein MKELNELYPWISVGAITWGVLDVFFGYRVFKITLSVMGGLFGLAAGHALATAVGFGTGAQVAALVIGALLGAGLAFLLYIAAVFVAGFGFGATLGVLLLANYHHMVSLLTGAVLGIIGGFLAVKMQRILIVLSTALLGAFRAVLALSFFTSQMDWLHYYRQPDHVPALIEGNPWMFPSILGLAAVGVIAQLELGGSAEPKKKTKED; encoded by the coding sequence ATGAAGGAACTGAACGAACTCTACCCGTGGATTTCCGTCGGCGCCATTACCTGGGGCGTGCTCGACGTGTTCTTCGGCTACCGGGTCTTCAAGATCACGCTCTCGGTGATGGGCGGCCTGTTCGGCTTGGCTGCCGGGCATGCACTCGCCACGGCGGTCGGCTTCGGGACGGGGGCGCAGGTCGCCGCGCTGGTGATCGGGGCCCTGCTGGGGGCGGGGCTGGCGTTCCTGCTCTACATCGCGGCGGTGTTCGTGGCCGGCTTCGGCTTCGGGGCCACGCTCGGCGTGCTGCTGCTGGCCAATTACCACCACATGGTCTCGCTGCTGACCGGGGCGGTGCTGGGCATCATCGGCGGCTTTCTGGCGGTGAAGATGCAGCGGATCCTCATCGTGCTTTCGACGGCGCTGCTGGGCGCGTTCCGGGCCGTGCTCGCGCTCAGTTTTTTCACCAGCCAGATGGACTGGCTGCATTACTACCGCCAGCCGGACCACGTGCCGGCGCTGATCGAGGGCAACCCGTGGATGTTTCCGTCAATCCTGGGCCTGGCCGCCGTCGGAGTGATCGCCCAGCTCGAGTTGGGCGGCTCGGCCGAACCCAAGAAGAAAACCAAGGAAGACTAA